CCGCTACCTCGCGGAGCACGCCGGCGATGCGACCGGCTGGTCGATCGGCATGCCGCGACCGGACTTCCCCGTAATCGAGCTGTACTGGCGCTCCCGTCCCGGCCCGCCGACAGGACATGCCCTCCTGGATCCCGTGACCGGTGCGCCGGCACCAGTGCGCGAGACGCGCGGGGGCGACTTCCTCTACCGCTTCCACTTCGAGCTGAGCTTGCCGCCCCTGTGGGGGCGCTGGCTAGTTGGCGCCTGCGCGATGATCATGCTCGCGGCGTTGATCTCGGGGATCGTCACCCATCGCCGCATCTTCAAAGATTTCTTCACATTCCGAAACTGCGCAACACAGCGCGGATGGTTGGACGCGCACAACCTTGCGGGCGTGCTGGCGTTGCCGTTCCACCTCATGATCACCTACAGCGGACTGGTGACGCTGGCCCTCCTGTACATGCCCTGGGGCGTGACCACAGCGTATCGCGGCGACACACAGCGCTACTTCGCAGAGTCGGGGCAGATCCTACCGCCTCAGGACGCCGCCGGCCGCCTGGCCGCACTTCCTCCGCTCGGGCCGATTGTCCGGCGGGTCGTGGCAGAGACGCCGCAACCTCTAGATCGGGTCACCGTCACCCACCCACGCGATGCGAATGCGACGGTGCTGGCAATCTTCGAGGAGCCCCATGGACTGGCTCACCTCCATCCACAGGTCAGCATCGAGGCCGCGACCGGCACGGTCCGCGCGCGAACCGTCGCGGCAAAACCCGCGACGCGGACCCATGCCGTAATGGTTGGGCTCCACGAGGCGCACTTCGCCGATGCACTGCTGCGCGCGCTCTTCTTCCTATCGGGTCTTCTGGGCTGCGCCACGGTTGCCACCGGCCTTATCCTCTGGGTCGTGGCGCGGGCGCCGAAAACTCATGGCGCGCGTTCCCCGGGCATCCGCGTAGTTGAGGCGCTGAACGTTGGCACGATCGTCGGGCTGCCGGCTGCAATCGCTTGCTATTTCCTCGCCAACCGCCTCCTGCCGACCGATATCGTGGGGCGGGCGAGTTGGGAGGTCAGGCTGTTCTTTGCGGGGTGGATCGTGATCGCGTTCGCGGCCCTGCTGCGGCCACGGGCGCGCCGATGGCACGAAGCGCTCACCTGTGCGGCGGCCCTCTACTTCGCCATACCGACGGTCGACATCCTGTCTCGCGGGTGGGCCGCGATCACGGGTGATGCGGTATTCCTCGGGTTCGACGCCGCGATGCTCGGGACCGCTGCGATCTTTGCACTGGTGGCCTATCGTACAGCCGGCCACTTGACCTTATCGGGGTCGCGTATCGTCCAACAGGCGCCATCAACCTCGTGAATGTCGGGGCTCTGTGCCCTTTTCCGAAGTAACGTGAGGCATCTCGCTCGAATTGCCGCCAACTGTCCGCATGACCCACGGAATCTGAAAGTCTTTTTCATGGACAACGGATCGACGTTCATTCAGGCCTTCACGATTCTGTTCCGGGAGGGCCTGGAAGCACTGCTGGTGATCGCTGCTTTGGCTGCCTTCATGAGGCGCGCTAATGCCTCTCACCAGATCGCCCCGATCTATGTCGGCGCCGGAGCCGCGGCGCTGGCCAGTCTCGGCATGGCATGGATGTTCGAGACCTACTACGACGGCAACCACAACGATCTGATTGAGGCCGGTGTCATGCTGCTGGCTGCCGCTATGATGTTCTACATGAGCGGCTGGTTGTTCCTGCGGCAGGATCCGAAGGCCTGGCAGGCCGATCTCAACCGTTTGGCTGAGCAAGCGCTCGGGGCTGGGACCGTGCTGTCGCTAGCCGGCATCGCTTTCCTGGCGGTATTCCGCGAGGGTGCGGAGACCGTGCTGTTCCTGCACGCCCTGGCCAGGACCGCCAGCGGCTGGGATGGATCGCTCTTCAGCGGCCTCGGCGCTGCGGCGCTCGCCCTGGTGGTCGTCTTCTTAGCGATGCAGTGGCTGGCGATGCAGTTGCCGCTGCGGCCGATCTTCGTGCTGACCTCGGCGTTCCTATTCCTGATGGGTCTGAAGCTCGTCGGGGCCGCGATCCAGGAGTTCCAGGAGCAGACACTGATGTCCGTGCACGATGACGGCGTGCCGGCCATCGTCGCAGACCTCAGCTTCAACGGCAGCTGGGAGGCCCTTGGTGTCCAAGGTGCTCTCGTTCTGATGGCGATCGCCGGCTTGCTCTTCCTCCAGAGCCGTAGAGCTGAGTTGGCGAACTGAGCTAACTCAGCTGTATCACGTTTAAAGATCTTCAGACGAGATACAAAGGTGCAACGCTACTTGTCCCTTGCTCAGCTTGTCTGGGTAGCATTGGGTATCGGCAGAATGACCGCGTTGGCCGGGAGCCGAATGTCCGCTTTGCCGCTCCGCCAGCTTTCAAGCAGACCAGCCGCTTTCGGCCAGCTTACGTCCCGCTGAATCGACATTGCGCGCAGAACCGGACGTTCCGCCTTGCGCCCATCTCGGCCGCTCAGCCGCCTCTCGCGGCTTCTCCGAAGCGGACGCTTCGGCAGTTCAGCTTGTGAGTCTCAGTTGCGCCACAACCAGACCTCGGCTCATAGCCTGAAAGCGGACCTTCGTCGTCGAGGAACTGATAGCTTCGTATCGGCCTTCCCCTGGCCCTCTCTAAATGTGCTTACTGGCAGTTCGTTGGTGCCGAATCGCCGCTCAAGGTTGCAGCACCGTACGCACGAACTCGACGACCGCATCCCGTGCCGCAGCCGTCGCGGTTGGGTTGTGCCCGACATGGGCTCCCGTCGCCACGCAAGCATCCGCATCGAGCTTGTAGGGTTTGCCTGTCACGGCATTGTCGATCGTGCCATCGGCGCCCTCCGTCAGCCTGCAATTGCGGGTGCTCTGCGCCTTCGGCACCTCGACCAGCGGCGGGCTGGTCGGCGTGTCGAAGCTGTGCTGCGCATCCAGGTACTCCGTCAGCGTGATATCCGCCCCGGCCGCCTTCAGCCGGGCCACGAAGTCCCGGCACGGCACCACGCTCACGTAGTCGTCGCTGATGCCGTGGAATAGACGGATCGGTGCCGGACCAACCTTGGTGTCGTCGCGATAGGTCACGTTGCAGGGGGTGTAGAAGCCGATATGGGCGGCGAAGCGGTTCGTGCCCCCATAGGTCGTGCGGAAGCGCTCCGTGGCCGAGTACACGGCCGCGACTGCACCTTTTGAGAAGCCCATGATCGCAATGCGATCGGCCCTGACCCGCGGGTGCGCTGCGAGTACGTCGAGTGCCCGGTAGGCATCGACCATCATGGCCAAAGAGTTGAGCTGCTCCTGATTCTCGATGGTGCTGACGATGCCCCGGCCCGTGAACGTGTCGAGGATGAACGCGCCCACCCCAGCTTCGTTGAGGGTGCGCGCCCAGGCGTCCGGACCGGCGCTGATTCCGCCTGAGCCGTGGACGAGGATCACGACGGGCACCTTCTGCGGGGCGCCGACCGGAAGCCGGAGTTCGCCACCGAGAACGACTTCGCGCCCAGGCGCGTCAGCACGTAGGAACTCCTCGCCGGTGAGGGTTCGGCTCTTGACGGCGTGGATCTCTATGCGACCAGGAAGTGGCGATCCGGCCTGTGCAGCAGGCGTCAAGGTCACGAGAGCCAGTAGCGTGGCGATCGAAACGCGCATCGAGCCTCCCATAACCGTATTCCTGACCAGCTTGGCGCGAACCATGTCGGCGTCAACAAGGCGGGGCTGCGTAGACGTGCCATGCACCTTTGATTGTACGCGATGCGCGTGGACCGGCTCGGCGCTGAGGAGCGGATGATGAACTCGACTCACGTCGTATCAGTGCGGCCGCATCACCGAAGTTGATCGCCATGGGCGGCGTGGAGGCACGGCGTTCCATGAGTCCAGCCGATGCCGGTCGGAAGCCCGAAGCGCCACCGCGGCTATAACCGACCGTCTCGACTCAGCTCGGATCTCATCGACCGGGCAACGCATAGAAATCTCGCTTGACAGCGACTTCAAAGCAGACTGTAATTTCTGTCATGACAGAAATTTCAGATAGATCGAATATTCTTCCCACCGCGGTCGAGCGCTTCGTGCTGCACTGGGGCGATCTGGGCGGTCAGTGGGGCGTCAACCGCTCGGTCGCGCAGATCCACGCGCTGCTCTACCTGTCCGAGCGACCGCTCACCGCCGAGGATATCGCCGGAACGCTCGGCATCGCGCGCTCGAACGTCTCAACCTCGCTGCGGGAGCTGCTCGGCTGGAACCTGATCCGCCGCGTCCCGGTGATGGGTGAGCGCCGCGACCACTATGTCGCCGAGACCGACCTCTGGGAGATGGTCACGCGCATCGCCGCCGGCCGCAAGGAACGCGAGATTGATCCCGCCATCGCGGCCCTGCGCGCCTGCGTCGCCGAGGCAGATGCCGATCCGGCTCTTGGGGCGGTCGCCAAGCGGCGCCTGCGCGCGATGCTCGATTTTACCGAGACGATGGAGCGCTGGTACGGCCAGATGCTCAACGTGCCCCGGGGCACCCTGGCCAAGCTGATCCGGCTGGGCGGCCGGATCGTGAAGTTCCTGCCTGCCAAGACCGAATGACGATCTGAAGATCGTGACCAGAGAGCCGTGAAGATCGGGGAGGCCCAGGTGACCGCGAGGGACGGCGTCCGTCGAGCCGATGCAGAACCATCGCGTGAACTCCGCCCCGCGCGGCCGCTGGACGGAGCGGGCGACCTCCTCGACCTGCGCTTCCGGGCGCTTATCCCGGAGCACGACTGGGCGAGCCTGTCGCCGGCGGTGCGACACCGTTTCGGCAAGCGGCTCGCGCAGGGAGCGAGCGCGGTCTATGTCGGCCACATCGTCGCGATGCACGTCAGCCGCCTCGGCTGGCTCGTGGCGCAGGCCACGCGCCTTGTCGGCAGCCCGCTGCCTCTGGAACGCGAGACCGGCCGTGCCGGCGTGGTCACCGTCACCGAGGACCCGGACGGCGGCGGTCAGATCTGGACGCGGCTGTACGCCCGCGCCACCGGCTTTCCGCAGGTGATCCACTCGGCCAAGCGCTTCGCCGGTCCCACCGGGTTGGAGGAACATGTCGGTGCCGGTGTCGGCATGACGCTCACGGTCGCGGTTGCGGATCAGGCGCTGGTGTTTCGCAGCCATCGCTACTTCGTCGACTGCCTCGGGCGCCGACTGCACCTGCCGGACTGGCTCACACCCGGTGCGCTCACCGTCACCCATGCCGATGCTGGCGCGAACGCGACGGCGGGCGCCTTTCGCTTCATCCTCGACATCGAACACCCTTGGTTTGGGCGGCTGATCCGGCAGGAAGCGGTCTTCCAGGATGCCGAACCGGCCGCGCAGGACGGGGCGACGTGAGCACGATCCTGGTGCTCGGCGGGTACGGCGGCTTCGGTGCCCGCCTGTCGCGTCGGCTCGCAGCCGCCGGTCACGATGTGGTCGTCGCCGGTCGTCGCCTCGCCAGCGCAGAGGCATTCTGCGCGGCCCATCCCCGATGCCGTCCCCTCCAGGCCGACCGCAACGATGCCGTCGCGCCGATGCTGGACCGCGTCCGCCCTGACCTCGTGATCGATGCCGCCGGCCCCTTCCAGGGGAGCGGCTATGATCTGCCCCGAGCCTGTATCGCCGCGGCCATCCCTTACCTCGATCTCGCGGATGGCCGAGCGTTCGTGACCGGCATCGGCCAGCTCGACGCTTTCGCGCGCGCGGCCGGGGTCACGATCCTGGCTGGTGCCTCGAGCGTCCCGGCCCTGTCCGGTGCCGTCGTCCGGCGCTTGGCGCAGGGGATTGATGCAGTGACCGCCGTCGAGATCGCGATCAGCGCCTCGAACCGTGCGACGGCCGGTACGTCGGTCGCCGCCGCCATCCTTAGCTACGTGGGCAAGCCGATCCGGCTATGGCGCGGGCAGCGCTGGTCTGAGGGTGTCGGTTGGCAGGAGCTGCGGCATGAGCGCTTTGCCATGTCTGACGGTTCCTCGCTCGGCCGCCGCTGGCTGGCCCTGGCAGACGTCCCGGACCTCGATCTCCTGCCCGCTCGGCTCCCGGGCCGCCCGGCGGTCAGCTTCAGGGCCGGCACCGAGCTGGCTCTGCAGACGATCGGCCTCTGGTGCGCGAGCTGGCCGGTGCGCTGGGGCTGGCTGTCCTCGCTGCAGGGGCTCGCGCGCTGGCTTCTCCTGGCACAGCGGCTGACCGCGCGCTGGGGATCGGATCGATCGGGCATGATCGTCCGGCTGTTCGGCTTGGCCGACGGGCGCCGCATCGAACGATGCTGGACCCTCGTCGCGGCCGACGGTCACGGCCCGGAAATCCCGGTGCTGCCGGCGGCAATTCTGGCCGAGCGGATCCTATCTGGTTCAACCACACCCGGCGCCCGCGACGCCGGGACTGGGCTCGATCTCATCGACTTCGAGCCGAGCTTCGCGGGCCTGTCGATCCACCACGAAGTACGAGAGGCGGTCGAAGGCGATGCGCTCTACGCGCGCATCATGGGTAGTTGTTTTGCTAAGCTCGCCCCAAGCGTGGCCGGCCTGCACGGTGTGCTAAGCGATGCAGGTGTCCAAGGCCGCGCCGTCGTGAGGCGTGGTCGTCATCCGGTTGCGCGAGCCTTCGCCGCGCTCCTCGGACTGCCGGCCGCGGGCGAGCACGTCCTGCACGTCGGCTTTATCGAGCGGCATGGGGTGGAACGCTGGACGCGCGCGTTTTCCGGGCGGCGGTTCACGAGCGAGTTCTCTGAGGAGGATGGCTGCGTGGTGGAGCGGTTCGGCCCGCTTCGGTTTCGGTTCAAGCTCGTGAACGAGGGCGATGGCCTGCGCATGGTAATGCACAGCTGGTCTGCTGCGCGGCTGTCGTTGCCGCTGGCCTTCGCGCCTCGCGTCTCAGCCCGCGAGTGGGATGAGGCGGGGCTGTTTCGCTTCGACGTTTCCATCGCCTTACCGCTGATTGGGCTGGTGGTGCACTATCAGGGCTGGTTAGACATCGACGGTAGCCGGGGCCAACAATCCCGCTCCGCGCCAGGAGCGGACATCAGCTGACCGCCCGGTAGCAGACATTCAGTTTCAGGTGACCGTCCGTCCGGTGTCGACCCCAAGAAGACCCTCGGGATGTCTGCTCCGTGGCATTCCGGCTTGCCGGTCTGCTATGCTTGGTTCGGTTGAGAAAGTTCGCTTTGGATGGTCTCAGTGGGCATCCAAAGCAGACCGATGGCCGGGGTTCGCCTGGACCATACCCAAACCGAACCATGCTGGCCGGCGGCTATGGATGGCGTTCTGCCTGCCCGCTTTCGCTCCGCAATTCACCAAGGCGGACCTTGTCTCACCCCTGCGCTTAGATAGATTGCCCATCAGTGGGAGGATCCGCTCAGTGCAAAGAGCTTTCGCGATCAAAAGGCGAGATGTCCTAATCGGTCTCGCGGGATCGATCCTGCCAACCTATAGCATAGCACAACAAACAAAGATTTGGCATGTCGGAATTCTAGCTGCCCCGGCTGTCACAGGAAATACTATTGTCTTAGGGCTGATCAGAGCATTTAAATCAGAACTGAGTGCCTTCGGGTACGAAGAGGGGCGAAATCTTAAGCTGACTATAATTTCTGCTGATGGTTATTATGAGCGGCTGCCAGCTCTTGCAAAGGATTTAGTCGGAGCTAATCCCGATGTCATTGTTGCAATGACAACTCCCGCTATAGCCGCGGCGCAGAAGGAAACGACACGCATACCAATCATAATGACGCCAGCTACAGATCCTATTAAAGCGGGTTTTATCAGCAGCTTGGCCAAGCCTGGGGGTAACATCACTGGTTTGGCCAATATGTACCCGGATTTAACAGCTAAATCATTCGAAATAATCCAACAGCTTTTGCCAGAGGTATTTCGTGTCGGTATTGTCACATCGAACAATCCCTCACATGCTGACATCCTGGCCGATGCAGTAAAAATATCAAATCAGCTGCAGATCGAGCTTACACATCTTCACGCGGCAACACCTGACGATGTAGATTTGGCTTTCGATCTTGCGGTTGAAAAGAAATGTCAAATAATCCTGGTCATAGCAGATCCTACTCGCCCCGCGATTTTAGCTGCTGCCGAACGGATCAAAATACCGACATTGTACCAGCAGACGGGATATGTTCGGCTCGGTGGTTTGATCAGCTATGGTCCGGAATTACTAGACTTATTTCGAAGAGCTGCATACTATGCAGATAGGATATTAAAGGGTCACAATCCAGGAGAAATTCCAGTCGAGCAGCCCACGAAACTGAGACTTACTATAAATATGAAAACAGCAGGGGTGTTAAATTTAAATATCAGCCCGAACCTGCTCGCAAGAGCCGACGAAATCATTGATTGATAACTTTCTGTTCGGAATTTTACATAATTGCCGAATTTCCAATGAGTGTCTGTTATTGGGAGGCAGCGAAGTATGCTCGCATGACCAGCTTGGGGCGGAAGGAGCCACGAGCACCAGTCTGAGAAAGGTGCACTCTAAGCGAACCGACCTTCACAGCCGCTCTCGACCCTCTTGAGACGTTGGCCTGAGGTAACCGACTTGTCGGGAGTTAGCAGATAGCGAGCTTCGTCTGACTGCCCGCATCTGCGGGTGGCTTGACGAGATCAAGGCTGCCCACGAGCATCAACGCTGCATCGAACCTTGGCATAGCTTCTCGCCTATGCCCGTGCTGGCGAGGTGACCGGATGCATCGGACGCGCATGTGCCGACAGCGGGAAAACGGGAGCGGCGGGAGCAGGCGCTGGGCCATCCTGACATTGCTCAGCATGGCGCCGCTTGTTGCGCCAAGCGCGTCGTCCCAGACGCGGACCGCTCGGAAGATCGGCGTTCTCTGGCACGCAGCGACCCCTGAAGACGAAGCCATCTATGCCGCTCCACTGAGGAAGGGCTTCTCGGATTTGGGTTACGTTGAGAACCGCGATTTTCAGCTCATCGAAACTTATGCCGCAGAGAAATACGAGCGGTTCACTGCTAACGCGAGAATGTTGGTCGATCAAAATGTCGATGTCATCGTAGCGGTGACTGGACCTGCGGCGACAGCTGCTCAAAGCGTCACTACGACCACGCCGATTGTATTTCTAGTTGTTCCTGATCCGGTCGGCCGCAAATTCGCGCAAAGTCTATCACGCCCTGGTGGAAACCTGACGGGCCTCTCAACTGTGGCCGTCGATCTCAGCTCGAAGCGTCTTGAGCAGTTGAAAGCGGCGATACCGAGCCTGTCGCGCATCAGTTTGTTTGTGATCCCTAAGGACGCGTCGATGAGCCGTTCTGTAGAAGCGCAGACCCGGTCGATTGCAGCCAAAATAAATGTCGAGCTTGAGGTCGATCAGATCAACACTCCGGAAGAACTCGACGGCGCATTTTCAAGCGTTCGCCGCCGCGGTATACCGGCTGTGATACTTATGCAGGATCCGCTATTCTTCAACGAGCGCCAGCAGATCGCCAAGCTCGGCCTCTCCAATCATGTCGCGACGATGGTGGCGAACGGACTTATGGTACGAGACGGATGCCTGATGTCCTATGGCCCGAATTTTCCAGCGCAGTTTCGACGAGCCGCATCCTTTGTAGACAAGATCCTTAAGGGTCAAAGCCCATCCGAGATACCAATAGAAGAGCCCGCACGAATTGAGCTTGTTTTGAACTTCAAGACAGCCAATACGCTCGGCTTAACGATCCCTGACGCCCTCCTAACCCAGGCGGACGAGGTGATCGAATAGGTATCCGTGAAATCGAGTTTCAATTAGCGGCTTTCCACCCAAATCAACCGATCTGCGTGGTCCGTTTCGGGTGCACCTTTAACGCACCGCCGACCGCTGCGGATCAGCTTGACTTGCTTCGTAAATCATCCGGCATAGGCGAAATAAACTTTACCTCGGGTGGGGTCGATGATCGTCACGCTCCCGCCCCGTCCAAAGGAATAGAACGAACCTTCCGATTGGATCGCCTGATCGACCTCATCGGTACGCTCCTTCTCGATTGGGATCGTAAAGCCGTACTTCTCAAGGAATTCATTTATCGACGGCGGGTGTTGCTCGGGCCGCCGCACCGACATCATCTGCGGGTCGTGGTCGTAGGGATGCCATGTCCGAATGGCATTGCCGCCGCCGCGATCCTCGACAGGTGTCCGACGCCACTCCCCGCTCATCGGGGCCAACATTTCGCCCAGTCGGCTACCCTGCTTCCTCGCCCAGAGCGCACTGGCATCGGTCAGGCGGTAGATGATGAAGCCGGTTTCGTTATCGCCGGGCGACCCGAGAAAGCCCCAGGTATCCTTCGCGAGACCCCAGGCATTTTCCAGCCGGTACTCGACAGAGGCGGCGACAAGCGGGCTCGGAACGTGCGGCGTGGGGTAGTCCTGCCGCCAAAGGCTGTGCGTTGCGGCAGGGGCTATCGCGACCGCCCAGATGATCCACCCCCACAGGATGCAGACAATCGATGCCCCGAGCGCCTTCAAGAATAGCGCTGCGACCTCCCTTACCGTGTCCCGATTTAGGCTTTGCATAGGAGGAATTTACGCCAGGATGTGCCAGTGTGATCACGCCAACGCACAGACAATCAGGTTATGCTCTAATACCTCGCAAAAGCCTTAGCTGACATTTGGCACAAATTAGCGCCAGCATCCGGAGAAGCGGTATGGGTCGCATATTTCGAGGCTATACCTACATGGTTTTTTGGGCTGCTGCGATCTTTTGCTTGACCCCAACCAAGCGTGATTTAGTCGAATACAATATTTTTTCAATAATTCTAGGGCTGCCATTTTATTTTGTAACAATATGGTTTGTGGTGCTAGTGCCGTCATTTATAGCAATCATTATATCCGAAAGATTTTTGGTCAGGGGTAAGTCATACTATTTTTTAGTAAACGCGTCGATTTCCACTGTAATTGCTTTTCAGTCGTTCATGCGCTTCAAAGGCGGATTTAGTTTCTCCAGGGAAAATATATTTAATCTTGGATATATAGAAGTTATATTTCCAATTATATTTTCTGGAACTTCGTCTGCACTGGCTTACTGGTACATATCGGGACAGTATGCCGGATTAGGTGAGGAAGAATACAAGCGACGCCGTGCGATACAAACAGCAGAACTCCCATAGTAGAATGGTTACCATGCGCACTTCGCCTGAAGCGGATGTCCTGAGCTGTGATTTGGCACGGGCGCTGAAGGCACGTGAATAGCCGATCAGTTGGTTCCGTTTGGGTATGCGGGTGAAGACCGGCGTTGCTGGTTCGCTAGGAGTGCACCTTTGACGAACTGGGGTTTGCAGCCACTTTCGTCCTCACGCCGCCCGACGCCCGCCTTCCGACGAGGGCCTTCGGTCGAAAGCTGCCTCCGCTGTTTACCGCGTCGTGACAAAGCTTCTAATCCAAACCGCAGACCCTCCGCTTGATAAAGTGGCCAGCACAAGCTACCCCTTCCATACCATTGACTTCAAATAAGTCGACGAGCCTCAAATCGCTTACTTTCGGCCTTGGCATTGGATAGGGGCATAGAGCGATGCTCAAACTGATTATGCGATCAATCTTAGCGCTCGCAGTTTGCTCGAATACAGCTATCAGCGGCCAAAACTACACAGAGAAAAAAGTTGCGATTATCACTAATTTTTCAGAGAATGACATCGCGGCCCAGAAACTAGTGAAAAATTTTACGGATGCTTTGGAGAACGATAAGCCAAAAGACACTAGTATTAAATACAGTTATTATTGGACAGGTGGCAACATTGATGCAGCAAAAGTCCACGCGAAAAGTATCATATCCACTGGTCCTGACGTAATTTTTGCTGCTACTACGCCGGTAGTGCGCGCTCTTCTGCAGGAGACCAATGTAATACCTATCGTATTTGCAACTGTAGCCGATCCAGTTGGAAGCGGTTTCGTAGAAAGTTTGGCATCTCCAGGAAAAAATATAAGCGGCTTTTTAAATTCAGAGGGCGCTCTCGCCGGTAAGTGGGTTCAATACTTAAAGGAATTGGTGCCAGAGATGTCTTGCATTTCAATGATGTATAATCCTGGCACGGCGCCATACTATAAGTACTACGTTTCTACTTTTGAAGAAACATCAAATTCAATGAACATCATATCTACTCTATCGCCGGTGGCTAAGGTGCAGGATATTGAAGATGTAATTCGAAATTTATCATCGAAAAAATGCGGCTTGGTGCTGATGAACGACAGTTTTAATTATGTTCACCGCCAATCAATAAGCGCAATTTCAGAGAAGTATGGCATTCCAGTGGTTGCCTATAATAAAGCTACAACATTAGATGAAGCGCTTTTGGCTTATGGTCCTGAGGAAGCAGACGCGTATAAAAAAGCTGCTGGATATGTCAGAAAGGTTATCGATGGTGCTCAGGTTGGCAGGCTTCCGGTCCAACTCAACACTCGTTTCTATTTATCCATTAATTTGCAAAAAGCCAAAAAACTAGGAATTGAAATTCCGGCCTCATTCCTCTCGCGTGTTGATGATGAGGTCGACTAGGGCTGCGTTGCGGTTGAATGAATGGGTCGGGCTTTGCCGCTTTTCCACCAGTGACAGGCACGTCCGCTTAAACGCACGTGCTGCTCGGAGGCAGACCGCCCGAACCCCACCCACAGTAGCCGATCAGATTGGTCCGGTTTGGGTATGTGATTGAGAACCGGCGCCGTCAGTTCGCTATGGGTGCACCCAAAACAGACCAATCACTGCTGGCTTGAACGTCCGGTTCCGGTCAAGGCTCCGAAGGCCGCTCACCACCCCGAGCCGAAGCTCCCGGACGGCCGACCGATGACCGCTTATGGGAAGCGCCCATGACGAACTATGCGGCCGGGTTGAGTCGCATGCAGCCGCAAACACCGGTCTGATGAAGGCGCACTCATAGCGGATCGAACGCGCCGGTCTCCATCGGCATGCTCGAAACAGACCAGCAGCTAAAACATGGGTGAATGTCGGTCGGTTCTGGCATGGGCAGGATAGGCGGATGGACTACAAGCACGACCTCACGCTCTCCGAACAGCGCCGGCTGCTCTCTGACCGGATGCAAGCTTTGAGAAGCTACGATCTGATT
The sequence above is drawn from the Methylobacterium mesophilicum SR1.6/6 genome and encodes:
- a CDS encoding PepSY-associated TM helix domain-containing protein, whose product is MRGSFRQSMAWLHAWSGLVVGWVLFAVFVTGTASYYRTNISRWMRPELAATVEPSPDALAQAAELGARYLAEHAGDATGWSIGMPRPDFPVIELYWRSRPGPPTGHALLDPVTGAPAPVRETRGGDFLYRFHFELSLPPLWGRWLVGACAMIMLAALISGIVTHRRIFKDFFTFRNCATQRGWLDAHNLAGVLALPFHLMITYSGLVTLALLYMPWGVTTAYRGDTQRYFAESGQILPPQDAAGRLAALPPLGPIVRRVVAETPQPLDRVTVTHPRDANATVLAIFEEPHGLAHLHPQVSIEAATGTVRARTVAAKPATRTHAVMVGLHEAHFADALLRALFFLSGLLGCATVATGLILWVVARAPKTHGARSPGIRVVEALNVGTIVGLPAAIACYFLANRLLPTDIVGRASWEVRLFFAGWIVIAFAALLRPRARRWHEALTCAAALYFAIPTVDILSRGWAAITGDAVFLGFDAAMLGTAAIFALVAYRTAGHLTLSGSRIVQQAPSTS
- a CDS encoding FTR1 family iron permease; amino-acid sequence: MDNGSTFIQAFTILFREGLEALLVIAALAAFMRRANASHQIAPIYVGAGAAALASLGMAWMFETYYDGNHNDLIEAGVMLLAAAMMFYMSGWLFLRQDPKAWQADLNRLAEQALGAGTVLSLAGIAFLAVFREGAETVLFLHALARTASGWDGSLFSGLGAAALALVVVFLAMQWLAMQLPLRPIFVLTSAFLFLMGLKLVGAAIQEFQEQTLMSVHDDGVPAIVADLSFNGSWEALGVQGALVLMAIAGLLFLQSRRAELAN
- a CDS encoding dienelactone hydrolase family protein, which codes for MVRAKLVRNTVMGGSMRVSIATLLALVTLTPAAQAGSPLPGRIEIHAVKSRTLTGEEFLRADAPGREVVLGGELRLPVGAPQKVPVVILVHGSGGISAGPDAWARTLNEAGVGAFILDTFTGRGIVSTIENQEQLNSLAMMVDAYRALDVLAAHPRVRADRIAIMGFSKGAVAAVYSATERFRTTYGGTNRFAAHIGFYTPCNVTYRDDTKVGPAPIRLFHGISDDYVSVVPCRDFVARLKAAGADITLTEYLDAQHSFDTPTSPPLVEVPKAQSTRNCRLTEGADGTIDNAVTGKPYKLDADACVATGAHVGHNPTATAAARDAVVEFVRTVLQP
- a CDS encoding GbsR/MarR family transcriptional regulator, giving the protein MTEISDRSNILPTAVERFVLHWGDLGGQWGVNRSVAQIHALLYLSERPLTAEDIAGTLGIARSNVSTSLRELLGWNLIRRVPVMGERRDHYVAETDLWEMVTRIAAGRKEREIDPAIAALRACVAEADADPALGAVAKRRLRAMLDFTETMERWYGQMLNVPRGTLAKLIRLGGRIVKFLPAKTE
- a CDS encoding DUF4166 domain-containing protein → MDGAGDLLDLRFRALIPEHDWASLSPAVRHRFGKRLAQGASAVYVGHIVAMHVSRLGWLVAQATRLVGSPLPLERETGRAGVVTVTEDPDGGGQIWTRLYARATGFPQVIHSAKRFAGPTGLEEHVGAGVGMTLTVAVADQALVFRSHRYFVDCLGRRLHLPDWLTPGALTVTHADAGANATAGAFRFILDIEHPWFGRLIRQEAVFQDAEPAAQDGAT
- a CDS encoding SDR family oxidoreductase, encoding MSTILVLGGYGGFGARLSRRLAAAGHDVVVAGRRLASAEAFCAAHPRCRPLQADRNDAVAPMLDRVRPDLVIDAAGPFQGSGYDLPRACIAAAIPYLDLADGRAFVTGIGQLDAFARAAGVTILAGASSVPALSGAVVRRLAQGIDAVTAVEIAISASNRATAGTSVAAAILSYVGKPIRLWRGQRWSEGVGWQELRHERFAMSDGSSLGRRWLALADVPDLDLLPARLPGRPAVSFRAGTELALQTIGLWCASWPVRWGWLSSLQGLARWLLLAQRLTARWGSDRSGMIVRLFGLADGRRIERCWTLVAADGHGPEIPVLPAAILAERILSGSTTPGARDAGTGLDLIDFEPSFAGLSIHHEVREAVEGDALYARIMGSCFAKLAPSVAGLHGVLSDAGVQGRAVVRRGRHPVARAFAALLGLPAAGEHVLHVGFIERHGVERWTRAFSGRRFTSEFSEEDGCVVERFGPLRFRFKLVNEGDGLRMVMHSWSAARLSLPLAFAPRVSAREWDEAGLFRFDVSIALPLIGLVVHYQGWLDIDGSRGQQSRSAPGADIS
- a CDS encoding ABC transporter substrate-binding protein, with amino-acid sequence MQRAFAIKRRDVLIGLAGSILPTYSIAQQTKIWHVGILAAPAVTGNTIVLGLIRAFKSELSAFGYEEGRNLKLTIISADGYYERLPALAKDLVGANPDVIVAMTTPAIAAAQKETTRIPIIMTPATDPIKAGFISSLAKPGGNITGLANMYPDLTAKSFEIIQQLLPEVFRVGIVTSNNPSHADILADAVKISNQLQIELTHLHAATPDDVDLAFDLAVEKKCQIILVIADPTRPAILAAAERIKIPTLYQQTGYVRLGGLISYGPELLDLFRRAAYYADRILKGHNPGEIPVEQPTKLRLTINMKTAGVLNLNISPNLLARADEIID